From the Oncorhynchus clarkii lewisi isolate Uvic-CL-2024 unplaced genomic scaffold, UVic_Ocla_1.0 unplaced_contig_8524_pilon_pilon, whole genome shotgun sequence genome, the window TGTGTGGTAGTGTTTGAATAGGTACAACATATCTAGTGATTTAACATGTGTGTATACATTTGTATGGACATACTGGTCATGTGGTCTAATGGGATCTTGTATATTCATCTGTCGGCTgacctctgtctcctcttcctccctccactccccagGAAGATGCTCCAGTCCCTGGGTCGTCCAGAGGTTCACATGTCCCTGGAGGTGGTGATCGTGTCCGGGTCGGGCCAGGAGCATGCTGGGTGTCTGCTGCTGACAGGGGAGGTGGTGTTTGTGGTCAGTCTGTCTGAAGACACACAACAGCAGGCCTTCCCCATCACCGAGGTGGCCTGTCAACAAGACCCCCACCACCTGGGAGCGCTGACCCTCACGCTGCAGCAGCAGAGACTCACCAACGATGTAGAGGTAGGGGGGATGGGATGGTAGGGGTGAGGGGGGATGAGAGGtggtgaggggggaggggagggtgagggagggtaggggtggtgagggtagggGGGGGTAGGGGTTGTGAgtgtaggggaggggaggggagggtgagggaggggagggtgagggagggtgagggagggtaggggtggtgagggtagggGGGGGGTAGGGGTTGTGAgtgtaggggaggggagggtgagggaggtgaggggagggtgagggtagggggggaggggagggtgagggaggtgagggtaggggtgggggagtggagggtgagggtaggggtgagggaggggagggtgagggtaggggtgagggagtggagggtgagggtaggggtgagggaggggagggtgagggtgagggtaggggtgagggaggtgagggtgagggtaggggtgagggagtggagggtgagggtaggggtgagggagtggagggtgagggaggggagggtgagggtaggggtgagggaggggagggtgagggagtggagggtgagggtaggggtgagggaggggaggggagggtgatcACTatatggtcatttagcagacgtgtTTATTGGCCAActacagtgaacaaaaatattCAGATTTCAGAACATGCAGGAAACATCACTaaacctcttcctctctttctctcctcccccttcctctatttctctcctcccccctcttcctcccccttcctctatttctctccccccccccccccccagggtgaCAGTGGGAGGGAGTGGTTGTCAGAGCAGCAGTATGGTCGCCTGGTGGACTATGTGACTCGTGCGTCTGCGTTCCTCTCCCCGTCGGCCTCGTCCCTCCAGCAGGCTCCTCCCATCACCCCGGCCGAGCCTCCGCCCGCCGTCACCAAGACCTACCGTTACCTGGTCAGCCCCGCCCACGCCGCCGTGTTCGTCTCCAAGTTCACCATGGTCAAGAACAAGGCGCTGCGCATCGGCTTCCACTGACACACAGCTTTACAGagacacacctgtacacacacacacctttacagagacacacctgtacacacacacacctttacagaGACCCTGACACACACCTTTACAGagacacacctgtacacacacacacctttacagagacac encodes:
- the LOC139394321 gene encoding intermembrane lipid transfer protein VPS13B-like, with translation MLQSLGRPEVHMSLEVVIVSGSGQEHAGCLLLTGEVVFVVSLSEDTQQQAFPITEVACQQDPHHLGALTLTLQQQRLTNDVEGDSGREWLSEQQYGRLVDYVTRASAFLSPSASSLQQAPPITPAEPPPAVTKTYRYLVSPAHAAVFVSKFTMVKNKALRIGFH